A stretch of the Chelonia mydas isolate rCheMyd1 chromosome 5, rCheMyd1.pri.v2, whole genome shotgun sequence genome encodes the following:
- the IDNK gene encoding probable gluconokinase isoform X2 produces the protein MVLLVVMGVSGSGKSTVGSHLAAKLGWKFYDADDYHPTENTKKMAQGIPLNDQDRIPWLCKLHDILMREESAGQSVILACSALKKMYRRILVSGRDVVYSKGDQLEEQGDSATGKVLFIHLDGSMELIASRLEKRRGHFMAPELLQSQFDTLEPLSAPENFITVSLEKSVSEIVSEIEKSLHLKKCFSRPVSELDAY, from the exons atggtgctgctggtggtgatggGAGTGAGCGGCTCGGGGAA ATCCACTGTTGGGTCACATCTGGCAGCTAAG CTGGGATGGAAATTCTATGATGCTGATGACTATCATCCTACagagaacacaaagaaaatgGCACAAGGAATACCACTAAATGACCAG GACAGGATTCCATGGCTTTGCAAATTACATGACATATTAATGAG AGAAGAGTCAGCTGGACAAAGTGTGATTCTGGCCTGTTCGGCTCTGAAGAAAATGTACAGACGCATATTAGTAAGTGGACGGGATGTTGTGTATTCTAAGGGTGATCAGCTAGAGGAACAAGGAGACTCTGCCACAGGGAAGGTCCTTTTTATCCATTTGGATGGATCTATGGAACTCATCGCCAGCCGcctggagaagaggagaggacACTTTATGGCACCCGAACTACTACAGTCTCAGTTTGATACACTAGAGCCTCTGTCAGCACCAGAAAACTTTATCACTGTGAGTCTGGAaaagtctgtttctgaaataGTGTCTGAAATTGAGAAATCTCTTCACTTAAAGAAATGCTTTTCCAGACCAGTCTCTGAATTAGATGCATATTAA
- the IDNK gene encoding probable gluconokinase isoform X1 has product MVLLVVMGVSGSGKIFKDGLPHTRFHTTLTLVSLKRAWRRLLSELSRICLDWDKRSTVGSHLAAKLGWKFYDADDYHPTENTKKMAQGIPLNDQDRIPWLCKLHDILMREESAGQSVILACSALKKMYRRILVSGRDVVYSKGDQLEEQGDSATGKVLFIHLDGSMELIASRLEKRRGHFMAPELLQSQFDTLEPLSAPENFITVSLEKSVSEIVSEIEKSLHLKKCFSRPVSELDAY; this is encoded by the exons atggtgctgctggtggtgatggGAGTGAGCGGCTCGGGGAA AATTTTCAAGGATGGACTTCCTCACACAAGATTTCACACTACTCTAACCCTTGTTAGCTTGAAAAGAGCTTGGAGAAGACTTCTTTCAGAACTGAGCAGGATTTGTCTTGACTGGGATAAAAG ATCCACTGTTGGGTCACATCTGGCAGCTAAG CTGGGATGGAAATTCTATGATGCTGATGACTATCATCCTACagagaacacaaagaaaatgGCACAAGGAATACCACTAAATGACCAG GACAGGATTCCATGGCTTTGCAAATTACATGACATATTAATGAG AGAAGAGTCAGCTGGACAAAGTGTGATTCTGGCCTGTTCGGCTCTGAAGAAAATGTACAGACGCATATTAGTAAGTGGACGGGATGTTGTGTATTCTAAGGGTGATCAGCTAGAGGAACAAGGAGACTCTGCCACAGGGAAGGTCCTTTTTATCCATTTGGATGGATCTATGGAACTCATCGCCAGCCGcctggagaagaggagaggacACTTTATGGCACCCGAACTACTACAGTCTCAGTTTGATACACTAGAGCCTCTGTCAGCACCAGAAAACTTTATCACTGTGAGTCTGGAaaagtctgtttctgaaataGTGTCTGAAATTGAGAAATCTCTTCACTTAAAGAAATGCTTTTCCAGACCAGTCTCTGAATTAGATGCATATTAA